A genome region from Solirubrobacter pauli includes the following:
- a CDS encoding CHAP domain-containing protein — protein MVGRLLTGLAGAIAALAVPAATAPSVQATAVDARSATPGPGADAAAIGRPRVFDAAGRVGKVRLGASKNAAIRAWGVPGDIQRSGEYTELSYGRGLIVRTDAKRIIGFEILGSALHAKRRATVGSSLKTWRRAYPRLRQGGGDTWLLDQKGNLTAIHLRDGKAVQVSMLWRGGSARSGSGAGHAGRGAGSNPFAGDPPAGRAPCARDGKSGWCWCTWWAFEKRPDIYNNSAGKNGVPRGGWDAKNWADFAARGGGYPTGSQPVIGAIAVFGPTPSNKWGHVAYVEAVNDNGSFVISEYNHGNDGRQSPNRPIEQWQIASQGITFIYGGPATGGEFIGHIIHWAGDTKTHKTSWLVVNRQGRPRRNWIPRSGVYNCLKSRGAPGPDVLPSEYLSTWLIDNIGEHAACGGGAGGGDPLPPPDADPGVPATPTPAPAPQPPAPGTPTPPRTFPEQQGSLGANTFQNPVNASGLGPKIAAYQWVDVSCKVHAPQIASANPDGYWYRIATAPWNNAYYAVANTFWNGDVPGQKPYTHFTDFAVPNC, from the coding sequence ATGGTCGGCAGATTGTTGACGGGGCTAGCGGGGGCGATTGCGGCGCTTGCGGTGCCCGCCGCGACTGCGCCCTCGGTGCAGGCCACGGCGGTGGACGCGAGGTCGGCAACGCCCGGCCCGGGCGCCGACGCGGCGGCGATCGGCCGCCCTCGCGTCTTCGACGCCGCGGGTCGCGTGGGGAAGGTCCGCCTCGGAGCGAGCAAGAACGCCGCCATCAGAGCGTGGGGCGTGCCCGGCGACATCCAGCGGTCCGGTGAGTACACCGAGCTCAGCTACGGCCGTGGGTTGATCGTGCGAACGGACGCCAAGCGCATCATCGGGTTTGAGATCCTCGGCTCCGCCCTGCACGCCAAGCGCCGGGCGACGGTCGGGTCGTCGCTGAAGACGTGGCGCCGGGCGTACCCGCGGCTGCGTCAGGGCGGCGGAGATACGTGGCTGCTCGATCAGAAAGGCAACCTGACCGCCATCCACCTACGGGACGGCAAGGCCGTGCAGGTGTCCATGCTCTGGCGAGGGGGCAGTGCCCGAAGTGGCAGTGGTGCCGGCCACGCCGGGCGTGGGGCGGGCAGCAACCCGTTCGCCGGCGACCCGCCCGCAGGGCGCGCGCCATGCGCGCGCGACGGCAAGAGCGGCTGGTGCTGGTGCACGTGGTGGGCGTTTGAGAAACGTCCGGACATCTACAACAACTCCGCCGGCAAGAACGGCGTCCCGCGGGGCGGATGGGATGCCAAGAACTGGGCCGACTTCGCCGCGCGCGGCGGCGGCTATCCCACGGGCAGCCAGCCGGTCATCGGCGCGATCGCCGTCTTCGGGCCGACGCCGAGCAACAAGTGGGGACACGTCGCGTACGTCGAAGCCGTCAACGACAACGGATCGTTTGTGATCAGTGAGTACAACCACGGCAACGACGGTCGGCAGTCGCCGAACCGACCGATCGAGCAGTGGCAGATCGCCTCGCAGGGGATCACGTTCATTTACGGCGGCCCTGCGACCGGCGGCGAGTTCATCGGCCACATCATCCATTGGGCCGGCGACACCAAGACGCACAAGACCTCGTGGCTGGTAGTCAACCGCCAGGGACGGCCGAGGCGCAACTGGATTCCCAGGTCTGGGGTTTACAACTGCCTCAAGTCGCGCGGTGCGCCCGGCCCTGACGTCCTTCCGTCGGAGTACCTGAGCACCTGGCTGATCGACAATATCGGTGAGCACGCTGCGTGCGGTGGCGGAGCTGGTGGAGGGGACCCGTTGCCTCCCCCGGACGCGGACCCCGGTGTCCCGGCCACTCCGACGCCGGCTCCCGCGCCACAACCGCCGGCCCCGGGGACTCCGACGCCGCCCCGGACCTTCCCCGAGCAGCAGGGCTCGCTGGGCGCCAACACGTTCCAGAATCCCGTCAACGCATCCGGCCTGGGACCGAAGATCGCTGCCTACCAGTGGGTCGACGTCAGCTGCAAAGTGCATGCGCCACAGATCGCCAGTGCGAACCCGGACGGCTACTGGTACCGCATCGCCACGGCCCCCTGGAACAACGCCTACTACGCGGTCGCCAACACCTTCTGGAATGGCGACGTCCCGGGGCAGAAGCCGTACACGCACTTCACGGACTTCGCCGTGCCCAACTGCTGA
- a CDS encoding DNA-binding protein, translating into MTAADLAARRQVPELHVYRLTRRGVLPVVRLGRYSRDRADALEAWELGGGMSEH; encoded by the coding sequence TTGACGGCCGCTGACCTGGCCGCGCGCCGGCAGGTTCCCGAGTTGCACGTGTACCGCCTGACGCGGCGCGGGGTACTGCCGGTCGTTCGGCTCGGCCGCTACTCCCGGGATCGGGCCGACGCGCTCGAAGCGTGGGAGCTCGGCGGCGGCATGAGCGAGCACTGA